A region of Streptomyces sp. NBC_01788 DNA encodes the following proteins:
- a CDS encoding IPT/TIG domain-containing protein gives MAAPTVSSISPSQGPSSGGNTVTVTGTDFTGVIAVQFGGRAAISFTALSGTQLTAVPPSGAGTVNVTVTTSQGTSTQTVTYTYVSAPTVSGVTPSQGPVSGGTTVALTGTNLSGATAVLFDGIAATSFTVLSATRIVAVTPAHAAGAAAVTVTTPGGTSNPDTPSAYFYYAPVPSLTDIEPPAGPSAGGAAATLTGSGLLNATAVRFDTAAASFTVVSATQITVVTPAHAAGAAAVTVTTPGGTSNPLSYVYLDPPILISVIPGQGPTYAGAVVTLTGSNLTTTTGVEFGGVPASFTVLSPTSVTAVAPAGAAGVVTVTVTTPAGVSNGLTYTRTAGPAI, from the coding sequence ATGGCTGCCCCCACCGTCTCCTCGATCAGTCCCAGCCAGGGGCCGTCCTCCGGCGGGAACACCGTCACCGTGACGGGTACCGACTTCACCGGTGTGATAGCCGTGCAGTTCGGCGGCAGAGCCGCCATCTCGTTCACCGCCCTCAGCGGCACACAGCTCACCGCGGTCCCTCCCTCCGGCGCCGGTACGGTCAACGTGACCGTCACTACCAGCCAGGGCACCAGCACCCAGACCGTCACGTACACCTACGTCTCCGCCCCCACCGTATCGGGCGTGACGCCCAGTCAGGGGCCGGTCTCCGGGGGCACCACGGTGGCGCTGACGGGCACCAACCTGTCGGGGGCGACGGCCGTGCTCTTCGACGGGATCGCGGCGACGTCGTTCACCGTCCTGTCCGCCACGAGGATCGTCGCGGTGACTCCCGCTCACGCGGCCGGTGCCGCGGCGGTCACGGTGACCACCCCCGGCGGCACCAGCAACCCCGACACCCCCAGCGCGTACTTCTACTACGCCCCAGTGCCGTCGCTGACCGACATCGAACCCCCAGCCGGACCTTCGGCCGGCGGCGCTGCGGCGACCCTGACGGGCAGCGGACTTCTCAACGCGACGGCGGTGCGCTTCGACACGGCGGCGGCTTCGTTCACCGTCGTCTCCGCCACTCAGATCACCGTGGTGACTCCCGCTCACGCGGCCGGTGCCGCGGCGGTCACGGTGACCACCCCCGGCGGCACCAGCAACCCTCTCAGCTACGTCTACCTCGACCCGCCTATCCTCATCTCCGTGATCCCCGGCCAGGGGCCGACGTACGCGGGAGCCGTCGTCACGCTGACCGGAAGCAACCTCACCACCACGACCGGCGTGGAGTTCGGCGGCGTCCCCGCGTCGTTCACCGTGCTCTCCCCGACCAGCGTCACGGCTGTCGCGCCCGCCGGTGCCGCCGGAGTGGTCACCGTCACGGTGACCACTCCCGCGGGCGTCAGTAACGGGCTCACCTACACCCGGACCGCGGGCCCCGCGATCTGA
- a CDS encoding glucuronyl esterase domain-containing protein — MWAAAVLVATASLITPSLTAQAGAAEGAVVAAQVLAGGEDDGADCAVPNPGSPAASSLLPDPFKKLNGTRITAKGDWRCRRAEISQLAQRSVYGQKPAKPASVTGTVSASSITVNVTDQGKSASFSASVSLPSGSGPYPAIIVFGGLGADTATIKAAGVAVINYDPYTVGKEGTARNNKQGAFYSVYGSSSSTGLLMAWSWGVSRIIDVIEQSGGNILKASATGVTGCSRFGKGAIVAGAFDQRVALTMPIESGSGGVPILRGIPGESGAQPLSSAYSEQPWLGDAFSSYTGNPNSLPVDTHEILGMVAPRGLFVMENPYVDWLAARSGSVAALGGAEIYKALGAGSNITYWSDVQDGTHCAVRSEWKTPLQQNLQKFLLGAGNGSGVFRIAAGKSGNLSSWRDWQTPTLTDGGDGNGGDPGGGTGGDPGGDPGGGGTNGTCTAAYRNVNSWPGGFQGEVTVRNNGTSTLNGWTVGLNLASGQSISSLWDGVNTGTSGSVTVRNTSYNGSLAANGTATFGFTATGNSTPAPGNITCKSP; from the coding sequence CGGGCGCCGCCGAGGGAGCCGTCGTCGCGGCGCAGGTGCTGGCCGGCGGAGAGGACGACGGTGCGGACTGCGCGGTGCCCAACCCGGGTTCTCCGGCGGCCAGTTCCCTACTGCCGGACCCCTTCAAGAAGCTGAACGGCACGCGTATCACGGCCAAGGGCGACTGGCGGTGCCGCCGGGCGGAGATCAGCCAGCTGGCGCAGAGGTCCGTCTACGGTCAGAAGCCCGCGAAACCCGCGAGCGTCACGGGCACGGTGTCGGCGAGCAGCATCACCGTGAACGTGACGGACCAGGGCAAGAGCGCGAGCTTCTCGGCGAGCGTGAGCCTGCCGAGCGGTTCGGGGCCCTACCCGGCCATCATCGTGTTCGGCGGGCTCGGCGCGGACACGGCCACCATCAAGGCCGCCGGCGTCGCCGTCATCAACTACGACCCCTACACGGTGGGCAAGGAGGGCACCGCGCGGAACAACAAGCAGGGTGCCTTCTACAGCGTGTACGGATCGTCCAGCAGTACGGGCCTGCTGATGGCCTGGTCCTGGGGTGTGAGCCGCATCATCGACGTCATCGAGCAGTCGGGCGGCAACATCCTCAAGGCGAGCGCGACCGGAGTGACGGGATGCTCGCGGTTCGGCAAGGGTGCCATCGTGGCCGGCGCGTTCGACCAGCGCGTCGCACTGACCATGCCGATCGAGTCGGGAAGCGGCGGTGTGCCCATCCTCCGCGGCATTCCGGGGGAGAGCGGCGCGCAGCCGCTGAGCAGCGCCTACTCGGAACAGCCCTGGCTGGGCGACGCGTTCAGCTCCTACACGGGCAACCCGAACTCCCTGCCGGTGGACACCCACGAAATCCTGGGCATGGTCGCGCCGCGCGGGCTGTTCGTGATGGAGAACCCGTACGTCGACTGGCTGGCCGCCAGGTCGGGAAGCGTGGCGGCGCTGGGCGGGGCCGAGATCTACAAGGCGCTCGGCGCCGGCAGCAACATCACCTACTGGTCGGACGTCCAGGACGGCACCCACTGCGCCGTCAGGTCCGAGTGGAAGACACCGTTGCAGCAGAACCTCCAGAAGTTCCTGCTGGGCGCGGGCAACGGCTCCGGAGTGTTCAGGATCGCCGCCGGCAAGTCCGGCAACCTGTCCTCGTGGCGTGACTGGCAGACGCCGACCCTGACAGACGGCGGAGACGGCAACGGAGGCGACCCGGGTGGCGGCACGGGGGGAGACCCGGGCGGTGACCCGGGCGGCGGTGGCACGAACGGTACGTGCACCGCCGCCTACCGCAACGTCAACAGCTGGCCCGGCGGCTTCCAGGGTGAGGTGACGGTCCGCAACAACGGCACCAGCACGCTCAACGGCTGGACCGTCGGCCTGAACCTGGCCTCCGGTCAGTCCATCAGCAGCCTCTGGGACGGCGTCAACACCGGGACCAGCGGATCCGTCACGGTACGCAACACCTCGTACAACGGCAGCCTCGCGGCCAACGGCACCGCCACCTTCGGCTTCACCGCCACCGGCAACTCCACTCCCGCACCGGGGAACATCACCTGCAAGAGTCCCTGA
- a CDS encoding IPT/TIG domain-containing protein: MPISPNQGSTGGGTLVTITGTNLSNTSAVTFGTKPATSVTNVSATQVTAVSPSGAGTVGVTVTTPGGTSNPVSFFYVGAPFKSALSTSSGPLAGGNTITINGTGLSTATRVSFGANTATPTVNSDSSISVVVPAGTAAGPVGVTVTTAGGSNNGLSYTYIDDPTIVTVNPSSGPTSGGTAVTITGTNLDSTSSVTFGGTAAPFSVLSATTLSAVTPPGTAGAVDVVVTNPAGTATAAGGFTYVSGPGI; this comes from the coding sequence ATGCCCATCTCTCCGAACCAAGGTTCCACCGGCGGAGGCACGCTGGTGACCATCACCGGTACCAACCTCTCCAACACCAGCGCGGTGACCTTCGGCACCAAGCCCGCCACGAGCGTCACCAACGTCTCAGCGACCCAGGTCACCGCGGTCTCCCCCTCGGGGGCAGGCACGGTCGGGGTCACCGTGACAACCCCCGGCGGGACGAGCAACCCGGTGTCGTTCTTCTACGTCGGTGCCCCGTTCAAGTCCGCTCTGAGCACCAGCTCCGGGCCGTTGGCGGGTGGCAATACCATCACCATCAACGGCACCGGCCTGTCGACGGCGACCAGGGTGTCCTTCGGCGCGAACACCGCCACCCCGACGGTGAACTCAGACAGTTCCATCAGCGTCGTCGTGCCCGCGGGCACCGCGGCCGGACCGGTTGGGGTGACCGTGACGACAGCGGGCGGCAGCAACAACGGCCTCTCCTACACCTACATCGACGACCCGACGATCGTGACCGTCAACCCGTCCTCGGGCCCGACCTCCGGCGGAACGGCGGTGACCATCACGGGCACCAACCTCGACAGCACCAGCTCGGTCACCTTCGGCGGCACCGCCGCGCCGTTCTCCGTCCTCAGCGCCACCACCTTGTCGGCGGTCACCCCGCCCGGCACGGCGGGCGCCGTCGACGTGGTGGTCACCAACCCTGCCGGGACGGCCACCGCCGCCGGCGGATTCACCTACGTCTCCGGCCCCGGCATCTGA